In Rattus rattus isolate New Zealand chromosome 3, Rrattus_CSIRO_v1, whole genome shotgun sequence, one genomic interval encodes:
- the S100a16 gene encoding protein S100-A16, with product MADCYTELEKALVVLVENFYKYVSKHSLVKNKISKSSFRKMLQKELNHMLTDTGNRKAADKLIQNLDANHDGRICFDEYWTMIGGITSPMANLIREQECQQECQQESQQESQQESQQEQQGSS from the exons ATGGCTGACTGCTATACAGAGCTGGAGAAGGCACTTGTTGTCCTGGTAGAaaacttttataaatatgtatccaAGCACAGCCTGGTCAAGAACAAGATCAGCAAGTCCAGTTTCCGAAAGATGCTCCAGAAAGAGCTGAACCACATGCTGACG GACACAGGGAACCGAAAGGCAGCTGACAAGCTCATCCAGAACCTGGATGCCAACCATGACGGGCGCATCTGCTTTGATGAATACTGGACCATGATTGGTGGCATCACCAGCCCCATGGCCAACCTCATCCGTGAGCAGGAGTGCCAGCAGGAGTGCCAGCAGGAGAGCCAGCAGGAGAGCCAGCAGGAGagccagcaggagcagcagggcaGCAGCTAG
- the S100a13 gene encoding protein S100-A13, which translates to MAAEPPTELESAIETVVTTFFTFAGREGRKGSLSINEFKELVTEQLPHLLKDVGSLDEKMKSLDVNQDSELKFNEYWRLIGELAKEIRKEKVLAIRKK; encoded by the exons ATGGCAGCAGAGCCCCCGACTGAACTGGAGTCAGCCATTGAGACAGTAGTCACTACCTTCTTCACCTTTGCAGGGCGGGAAGGACGGAAAGGTAGCCTGAGCATCAACGAATTTAAGGAACTTGTCACTGAGCAGTTACCTCATTTGCTTAAG GATGTGGGTTCTCTAGATGAAAAGATGAAGAGCTTGGACGTGAATCAGGACTCGGAGCTGAAGTTCAATGAGTACTGGAGACTGATTGGGGAACTGGcaaaggaaatcaggaaggaGAAGGTCCTGGCGATTCGCAAGAAGTAA
- the S100a14 gene encoding protein S100-A14 produces MGQCRSANAEDAQELSDVERAIETLIKNFHNYSVEGKKETLTPAELRDLVTQQLPHLMPSNCGLEEKIANLGNCNDSKLEFGSFWELIGEAAKSVKMERPVARS; encoded by the exons ATGGGACAGTGTCGGTCAGCCAATGCTGAG GATGCCCAAGAACTCAGTGATGTAGAGAGGGCCATTGAGACCCTCATCAAGAACTTCCATAACTACTCTGTGGAGGGTAAAAAGGAAACACTGACCCCTGCTGAACTTCGAGACCTGGTTACCCAGCAGTTGCCGCACCTCATGCCG AGCAACTGTGGGCTAGAAGAGAAAATTGCCAACCTGGGAAACTGTAATGACTCGAAACTGGAGTTTGGAAGCTTCTGGGAGTTGATTGGAGAAGCAGCCAAAAGTGTGAAGATGGAGAGGCCTGTTGCTCGGAGCTGA